In Carassius carassius chromosome 46, fCarCar2.1, whole genome shotgun sequence, the following proteins share a genomic window:
- the LOC132129785 gene encoding transcription factor MafB, protein MLQRSSATRSETHPENCMRKEREEKQKSSFATLVNTLLKNRDTMSADLAMGPELPTSPLALEYVNDFDLMKFEVKKEALAGLDRSNIRQCNRLQPQGSVSSTPISTPCSSVPSSPSFSPTEQKNHLEELYWMPSGAYPQQIDPQTLSLTPEDAVEALIGATAHGHPPPPHVQQQLQAEGFEGYRGAHHHHGHAQQQQHHHQYGAIPHHPDDLQSHPGAHGHHHHHHHHSQDPDSPSPTSPGSHQQLHHRHHHHHHPHAHPGQQGHHGVGGGLSVEDRFSDDQLVSMTVRELNRHLRGFTKDEVIRLKQKRRTLKNRGYAQSCRFKRVQQKHVLENEKTHLVNQVEQLKQEINRLARERDAYKLKCEKLSGASGFREAGSTSDNPSSPEFFM, encoded by the coding sequence ATGCTCCAGCGCTCGAGCGCAACGCGTTCGGAGACCCATCCAGAAAATTGCATGCGCAAAGAGAGGGAAGAAAAGCAAAAGTCGAGTTTCGCGACGCTGGtaaacactttgctgaagaacAGGGACACAATGAGCGCCGATCTCGCCATGGGGCCCGAGCTGCCCACCAGCCCGCTGGCGTTGGAATATGTCAATGACTTTGATTTGATGAAATTCGAGGTGAAGAAAGAGGCCTTGGCGGGACTCGATCGCTCCAACATACGGCAATGCAATCGCCTCCAGCCGCAGGGCTCCGTGTCCTCGACTCCAATCAGCACCCCGTGCAGCTCCGTGCCGTCCTCCCCGAGCTTCAGCCCCACGGAGCAGAAGAACCATCTGGAGGAGCTGTACTGGATGCCCAGCGGCGCTTACCCGCAGCAGATCGACCCGCAGACGCTAAGCCTGACGCCCGAAGACGCGGTGGAGGCTCTGATCGGTGCCACGGCCCACGGGCACCCTCCGCCCCCTCATGTGCAGCAGCAGTTGCAAGCAGAAGGCTTTGAGGGATACAGGGGCGCGCATCACCACCACGGTCAcgcgcagcagcagcagcaccacCACCAATACGGCGCGATCCCGCATCACCCCGACGACCTGCAAAGTCACCCCGGCGCCCACGGGcaccaccatcaccaccaccaccacagtcAGGACCCCGACAGCCCTTCTCCTACGTCGCCCGGGTCCCACCAGCAGCTCCACCACCGtcaccaccaccatcaccacCCGCACGCCCACCCCGGCCAGCAGGGTCACCACGGTGTGGGTGGAGGCCTGAGCGTGGAGGACCGCTTCTCCGACGACCAGCTGGTGTCCATGACCGTACGGGAGCTCAACCGACACCTACGGGGCTTCACCAAGGACGAGGTGATCCGCCTGAAGCAGAAACGCCGGACCCTGAAGAACCGGGGCTACGCGCAGTCGTGCCGCTTCAAGCGCGTGCAGCAGAAGCACGTGCTGGAGAACGAGAAGACGCATCTCGTCAACCAGGTAGAGCAGCTCAAGCAAGAGATCAACCGGCTGGCCCGAGAGAGAGACGCCTACAAACTCAAGTGCGAGAAACTGAGCGGAGCGAGCGGGTTCCGCGAGGCAGGCTCCACGAGCGACAACCCGTCCTCTCCCGAGTTcttcatgtga